In one window of Coregonus clupeaformis isolate EN_2021a unplaced genomic scaffold, ASM2061545v1 scaf1002, whole genome shotgun sequence DNA:
- the LOC123486102 gene encoding scavenger receptor cysteine-rich type 1 protein M130-like has product CSGYESTIRECGVGPVDCNGEYYHHVICSESVQLVDGAGLCSGRLEVKSNQSWASVCEADFDQQDAEVVCGELGCGAPAALQGGLYGEGEGQTWDKEFQCKGNESLLLDCDTSDRKNNTCLPGNAVGLTCSEPDDVRLVGGGSRCAGGLERYDQGEWRTVGAEGWAKESVPAVVCRQLGCGSTVSVLPGNTTGGFGVYCSGSESSLRECGRMYRLLPGLTVICSDLLVQPDVFLTDSMGGVSRGHEGPEVFRGHSFTITCSTQPQYPGGSFLLTFTGSKISQTQPAVNHSAAFIFPAADDSHQGNYSCVYDNYVFSRNFFSESELLNLTVTASPLPAFIIRHVVVLLILLTAITTIYLYYKTTRRQKRVNRVSSMDLYVDANAMEIVSLSSRAEAGPGEERAAQGTE; this is encoded by the exons TGCAGTGGATATGAGTCTACTATTAGAGAGTGTGGAGTAGGACCTGTTGACTGTAATGGTGAATATTATCATCATGTGATCTGTTCAG AGTCTGTGCAGCTTGTGGATGGAGCTGGTCTCTGCTCTGGGAGACTGGAGGTGAAGTCCAATCAGTCCTGGGCCTCAGTGTGTGAAGCTGACTTTGACCAGCAGGATGCAGAGGTAGTCTGTGGGGAGCTTGGCTGTGGGGCTCCTGCAGCTCTACAGGGGGGGCTCTATGGAGAAGGTGAGGGTCAGACCTGGGATAAAGAGTTCCAGTGTAAAGGCAATGAGTCCCTTCTCCTGGACTGTGACACCTCAGACAGAAAAAACAACACCTGCCTACCTGGTAATGCAGTTGGACTCACCTGCTCAG agcctgatgatgtgaggctggtgggaggaggcagTCGCTGTGCTGGTGGACTGGAGCGGTACGACCAGGGAGAGTGGAGGACTGTGGGAGCTGAAGGCTGGGCCAAGGAGTCTGTACCTGCAGTAGTGTGTAGACAGCTGGGTTGTGGCTCCACTGTTTCAGTTCTACCTGGAAACACCACTGGAGGGTTTGGAGTTTACTGTTCTGGGTCTGAGTCTTCACTGAGGGAGTGTGGGAGAATGTATCGTCTCCTTCCTGGACTCACAGTGATCTGCTCAG ATCTCCTGGTCCAGCCTGATGTCTTCCTGACTGACTCAATGGGAGGGGTCTCCAGGGGCCATGAGGGGCCAGAGGTGTTCAGGGGCCACAGCTTCACCATCACCTGCTCCACTCAGCCACAGTACCCAGGAGGCTCCTTCCTCCTCACGTTCACCGGCTCCAAGATAAGCCAGACCCAGCCAGCTGTCAAtcactctgctgccttcatctTCCCTGCTGCAGATGACTCCCACCAAGGGAACTACAGCTGTGTTTATGACAATTATGTTTTCTCTCGTAACTTCTTCTCTGAGAGTGAGCTCCTCAACCTCACCGTCACAG CCTCTCCTCTACCAGCCTTCATCATCAGACACGTTGTAGTGCTGCTGATCCTACTGACAGCCATCACCACCATCTACCTGTACTACAAG ACCACCAGGAGGCAGAAGAGAGTGAACAGGGTGAGCAGCATGGATCTTTATGTTGATGCCAATGCCATGGAGATAGTCTCTCTGAGCTCCAGAGCTGAAGCTGgaccgggagaggagagagcagcccaGGGGACTGAGTAG
- the LOC121562391 gene encoding mitochondrial import receptor subunit TOM5 homolog, whose protein sequence is MLKMEGLGSKMDPEEMKRKMREDVLSSVRNFLLYVALLRVIPSVLQKLDSI, encoded by the exons ATGCTGAAAATGGAGGGACTCGGGTCGAAGATGGACCCGGAGGAGAtgaagaggaagatgagggaaGATGTCTTGTCTTCGGTCAGGAACTTTCTCCTCTACGTCGCCCTGCTCCGAGTCA TACCATCCGTTCTTCAGAAGCTGGATAGCATATGA